From one Treponema denticola genomic stretch:
- the secF gene encoding protein translocase subunit SecF, translating into MKKIISFSKLFVPGIIFSIGLIAFGIIGYFTKGINFGIDFQAGFIEKVKIAPTAVELSYEGPLTVSFSQGISDISITTTSLDGENKSYVFKFADNPTLKDFADGLASIDGLKVKVTASGNVLLKNLFSNSESSSRLSANVFRLHHLEKGLKPINTDEVRHALSSIPSVSVQQLGTPEDRYFQIRLADDGKYEDANKELRSIINTALNAAYGPENIAVISTDFVGSRFSSSLAQQAILLVGGALVLIFVYAMFRFQWNFSLAAIIALLHDTIVMIMFISWTQMEFNSTTIAAILTIIGYSINDTIVIFDRIREKIHLEPKLECKEILDKALSEVFTRTIITTLTTMVAVVALYLFTTDSMKDFALALIVGLISGTYSSIYIASYFIALTSKGKKAGEMITRGKKAPGELSGAVI; encoded by the coding sequence ATGAAAAAAATAATCAGTTTTTCGAAATTGTTCGTTCCGGGCATTATTTTCAGTATAGGGCTTATAGCCTTCGGAATTATAGGGTATTTTACCAAAGGAATAAATTTCGGTATTGACTTTCAGGCCGGTTTTATCGAAAAGGTAAAAATCGCCCCCACAGCAGTAGAGCTTTCCTATGAAGGACCTTTAACGGTTTCTTTTTCGCAAGGTATATCCGACATTTCGATTACTACCACCTCTCTGGATGGAGAAAACAAATCTTATGTCTTTAAGTTTGCCGATAATCCGACTCTTAAAGACTTCGCTGACGGACTTGCCTCTATTGATGGTTTAAAGGTAAAAGTTACCGCTTCGGGAAATGTGCTTCTTAAAAACTTGTTTTCCAATTCGGAATCTTCTTCCCGTCTTTCGGCTAATGTGTTTAGACTTCACCATTTGGAAAAAGGTCTTAAACCGATAAATACCGATGAGGTTCGCCATGCGCTTTCTTCAATACCCTCAGTTTCGGTTCAACAGCTGGGAACGCCTGAAGACAGGTATTTTCAGATAAGACTTGCCGATGACGGAAAATATGAAGATGCAAACAAAGAATTACGCTCGATTATAAACACTGCCTTAAATGCAGCCTACGGCCCGGAAAACATTGCAGTTATAAGTACGGACTTTGTAGGTTCCCGTTTTTCTTCTTCATTGGCACAACAGGCAATATTGCTGGTAGGCGGCGCCTTGGTTTTAATCTTTGTTTATGCAATGTTCCGTTTTCAGTGGAATTTTTCGCTTGCGGCAATTATTGCTTTGCTCCACGATACGATCGTAATGATTATGTTTATCTCATGGACACAGATGGAATTTAATTCTACGACAATAGCGGCCATTCTTACGATTATAGGTTATTCTATAAACGACACAATCGTTATCTTTGACCGTATCCGCGAAAAGATTCATCTTGAACCTAAGCTGGAATGCAAGGAAATTTTAGACAAAGCCCTGTCTGAGGTATTTACCCGAACAATTATTACAACCCTTACAACGATGGTTGCGGTTGTAGCACTGTATTTGTTTACCACCGATTCGATGAAGGATTTTGCATTAGCCTTAATTGTAGGTCTTATAAGCGGAACCTATTCATCAATCTATATCGCATCTTATTTTATTGCTCTTACCTCCAAGGGTAAAAAAGCCGGAGAGATGATTACCAGAGGCAAAAAAGCCCCCGGAGAACTTTCAGGAGCGGTTATCTAA
- a CDS encoding aminotransferase class V-fold PLP-dependent enzyme, which produces MIYLDNSATTLQKPESVAQEVFKGIASHQFGNPGRGAHSTAHAALTELFKTRQTLAKLFNIKNLLNVALCQNATSALNLVIKSLFSGKENTHIITTVLEHNSVLRPLYQLEKEGAELSIIPIQDGFLCYELIEKEVKSNTKAIIVNHCSNVIGSICDLDYVHSICKKHGLILIVDASQSAGTIPIDVSKYGQSIFCFTGHKGLYGPQGTGGIIVSGNFEFAPVFSGGSGVHSFDKTHPSEMPDIFEAGTMNVPSFMGLNAGASYILETGVASIQKKLADLKLCFIAEIKTIPNLKIYGNPWSEKTGAVVGINIGDIPSGEISRLLDEEFGIASRPGAHCAPLVHKALGTEEQGIVRFSFSSFNTFEEVKQAAEALKQIAQNT; this is translated from the coding sequence ATGATCTATCTTGACAATAGCGCAACCACCCTTCAAAAGCCTGAAAGCGTGGCCCAAGAGGTATTTAAGGGGATTGCTTCACATCAATTCGGGAATCCGGGGAGAGGAGCTCATAGTACGGCCCATGCAGCGCTCACAGAGCTTTTTAAAACAAGGCAAACTTTGGCAAAGCTTTTTAATATAAAAAATCTCTTAAATGTTGCTCTTTGTCAAAATGCTACATCTGCCTTAAACCTTGTTATAAAAAGCCTTTTTTCAGGCAAAGAAAATACTCACATCATAACCACCGTTCTTGAACATAACTCGGTCTTGCGCCCCCTTTATCAGCTCGAAAAAGAAGGAGCCGAACTTTCAATTATTCCTATCCAAGACGGCTTTTTGTGTTATGAGCTCATCGAAAAAGAGGTCAAATCAAACACCAAAGCCATTATTGTCAACCACTGCTCAAACGTGATAGGTTCAATCTGTGATTTGGACTATGTTCATTCCATATGCAAAAAACACGGTCTAATCTTAATTGTCGATGCTTCGCAAAGTGCGGGTACAATTCCTATAGACGTATCAAAATACGGACAAAGCATTTTTTGTTTTACCGGCCACAAGGGGCTCTACGGGCCTCAGGGTACGGGCGGTATTATTGTGAGCGGAAATTTCGAGTTTGCTCCCGTCTTTTCGGGAGGAAGCGGAGTTCACTCTTTTGATAAGACTCATCCCTCAGAGATGCCCGACATCTTTGAAGCAGGCACCATGAATGTTCCGTCCTTTATGGGCTTAAATGCCGGGGCTTCCTATATTTTAGAAACAGGAGTTGCCTCCATTCAAAAGAAATTGGCCGATTTAAAATTGTGTTTTATCGCGGAAATTAAAACTATTCCTAATCTTAAAATATACGGAAATCCTTGGAGCGAAAAAACAGGGGCGGTCGTAGGTATAAACATAGGAGACATTCCCTCGGGAGAAATAAGCCGCCTCCTCGATGAAGAGTTCGGCATCGCAAGCCGGCCGGGTGCCCACTGCGCTCCCTTGGTACACAAAGCCCTCGGAACCGAAGAACAGGGCATAGTCCGCTTTAGCTTTTCTTCTTTTAATACCTTTGAAGAAGTTAAACAAGCTGCCGAGGCCTTAAAACAAATAGCTCAAAATACATAA
- a CDS encoding DUF3343 domain-containing protein encodes MKTYGVFSFSSSHHAIAAEAVTADAVTASAEVSNGAALETSSGRLTEARLIPLPPEISAGCGLVLRVNEEGIKMASSLLTEAEIPYTGTYLLKIETNKRFVEKYDLS; translated from the coding sequence TTGAAAACCTACGGAGTTTTTTCGTTTTCGTCTTCTCATCATGCGATAGCGGCTGAAGCTGTAACTGCTGACGCAGTTACAGCTTCAGCTGAAGTTTCCAATGGTGCAGCATTGGAAACTTCGAGCGGGAGGCTGACTGAGGCGAGACTTATTCCTCTTCCGCCTGAAATTTCTGCGGGCTGCGGGCTTGTGTTACGGGTAAATGAAGAAGGCATAAAAATGGCTTCAAGCCTTTTAACCGAGGCCGAAATTCCTTATACGGGAACTTATCTTTTAAAAATAGAAACAAATAAGAGGTTTGTGGAAAAATATGATCTATCTTGA
- the yedF gene encoding sulfurtransferase-like selenium metabolism protein YedF, giving the protein MIEVNAMGQACPIPVIMAKKAVRENTGKENISVKVDNEVATQNLSKMAAQLGIGVEVNKISEKEFTVLLKAKDGVNLNPVAVPQTSSGEYAVVINSDQMGSGDEGFGKKLLEGFIYALTEQDVLPKFVVCYNSGVKLTTENEKTINDLKALASQGCEVLSCGLCLDFYGLKEKLKVGSPTNMYRITEIMRTHFVVRP; this is encoded by the coding sequence ATGATAGAAGTAAATGCTATGGGACAGGCTTGTCCTATTCCCGTTATTATGGCAAAAAAGGCTGTCAGGGAAAATACGGGTAAAGAAAATATCTCGGTCAAGGTTGATAATGAGGTTGCAACTCAAAACCTTTCAAAGATGGCGGCTCAGCTCGGTATAGGGGTTGAAGTAAACAAGATTTCTGAAAAAGAGTTTACAGTTCTTTTAAAGGCAAAAGACGGCGTAAATTTAAATCCTGTTGCCGTTCCTCAAACTTCAAGCGGTGAATATGCCGTTGTGATAAACTCGGATCAGATGGGTTCGGGAGATGAAGGCTTCGGCAAAAAGCTTTTAGAAGGCTTTATCTATGCCCTCACGGAACAGGATGTACTTCCTAAGTTCGTTGTCTGCTATAATTCGGGTGTAAAGCTTACAACCGAAAACGAAAAAACCATAAACGACCTAAAAGCTCTTGCCTCTCAAGGCTGCGAAGTTCTGTCTTGCGGCTTGTGTCTGGACTTTTACGGGCTTAAAGAAAAGCTCAAGGTAGGAAGTCCTACAAATATGTACCGCATTACCGAAATAATGCGCACCCACTTTGTAGTGCGTCCATAG
- a CDS encoding Rrf2 family transcriptional regulator, protein MKISVRFTAAVHTLLCIMYFEKDMRVTSDFISASTGVNAVIIRKILLQLQKAGLVETAAGVGGSHLAQAADKITLLDVYNAINEGEEERDIFNFHPKPNPKCLVGRKIHLVLDVKLDDAQNAMKDSLNKTTIADLSKDI, encoded by the coding sequence ATGAAAATAAGTGTTCGGTTTACTGCAGCAGTACATACGCTTTTATGTATCATGTATTTTGAAAAGGACATGCGTGTTACTTCTGATTTTATTTCGGCAAGCACGGGTGTAAATGCCGTTATCATAAGAAAAATTTTGCTTCAGTTACAAAAAGCGGGGCTTGTAGAAACTGCTGCAGGTGTCGGCGGGTCGCACTTGGCTCAAGCCGCAGATAAAATAACGCTTCTCGATGTTTATAATGCAATCAATGAGGGTGAGGAAGAGAGGGATATTTTTAATTTTCATCCTAAGCCCAATCCTAAATGTCTTGTGGGAAGAAAAATTCATCTTGTGCTTGATGTTAAATTAGATGATGCCCAAAATGCAATGAAGGATTCGCTTAACAAAACAACTATTGCCGATTTAAGCAAAGATATTTAA
- a CDS encoding pyridoxamine 5'-phosphate oxidase family protein yields MERKLSINDIAAYLDEIGLQYMATIGLDGKPKVRPVQYMILRDDKLWFCTNSEKAMYAELQKSPFIDLCGSRLQKDEITTALIRFSAEVVFPVESEEIRGIKKAIMQKSKLVRELYNNNQEHPLFKVFYLKNICGSVNNLGHVKGLEERNDFSRPIEFSFKECLF; encoded by the coding sequence ATGGAAAGGAAACTAAGTATAAACGATATCGCAGCATATCTTGATGAAATAGGCTTACAGTATATGGCTACAATCGGGCTTGACGGAAAGCCGAAAGTACGTCCGGTTCAGTATATGATTTTGCGTGATGATAAATTATGGTTCTGTACAAACAGCGAAAAGGCGATGTATGCGGAATTACAAAAATCGCCGTTTATAGATTTGTGCGGAAGCCGTCTGCAGAAAGATGAAATTACAACAGCGTTGATTCGGTTCAGTGCAGAAGTTGTATTTCCGGTAGAAAGCGAAGAAATCCGCGGGATTAAAAAGGCAATAATGCAAAAAAGCAAGCTTGTTCGAGAACTTTACAATAACAATCAAGAACATCCGTTGTTCAAAGTTTTTTATTTGAAGAATATCTGCGGTTCAGTGAATAATCTTGGTCATGTAAAAGGTTTGGAAGAGCGAAATGATTTTTCAAGGCCGATAGAGTTTTCTTTTAAGGAATGTTTGTTTTAA